From Brevibacterium ihuae, the proteins below share one genomic window:
- a CDS encoding MraY family glycosyltransferase: MRAYLFILVISAITAYLVTPMVRRIAERGLIFSPLRERDVHSVPTPRLGGVAIFAGVMVGLLFASQTPFLEELFTQPAPIIGIAGAAAMLCLLGVIDDIWDLHWIAKLAGQTLAAGFMALNGVAMLSIPFNEVIIGSPRMSVIITVLVVLVTINAVNFVDGLDGLAAGVVTIGGVAFFIYSYGLAVDTSPDSYANLASLIISVLVGACLGFLPHNFNPARIFMGDSGSMLIGLLLAASTIRVTGQVDPALLGRERVLPTFLPILLPIAVMFLPLLDLMLAVVRRMLAGKSPFSADAKHLHHRMLKLGHSHARAVLLLYLWTAIFAFGTVSFLMLDPGAVITVLVLAIAATLILTFYPLRVRLRAKEEL, from the coding sequence GTGCGCGCGTACCTCTTCATCCTGGTGATCTCCGCGATCACCGCCTACCTCGTCACCCCCATGGTGCGGCGCATCGCCGAGCGCGGGCTGATCTTCTCACCCCTGCGCGAGCGCGACGTCCACTCCGTGCCCACGCCCCGCCTCGGGGGAGTGGCGATCTTCGCCGGGGTCATGGTGGGCCTCCTGTTCGCCTCCCAGACGCCCTTCCTCGAGGAGCTCTTCACCCAGCCCGCACCGATCATCGGCATCGCCGGCGCGGCCGCGATGCTGTGCCTGCTCGGCGTCATCGACGACATCTGGGATCTCCACTGGATCGCCAAGCTCGCCGGCCAGACGCTCGCCGCGGGGTTCATGGCGCTCAACGGGGTGGCGATGCTGTCGATCCCGTTCAACGAGGTCATCATCGGCTCGCCCCGGATGTCGGTGATCATCACCGTGCTCGTCGTGCTCGTGACGATCAACGCGGTGAACTTCGTCGACGGCCTCGACGGGCTGGCCGCCGGGGTGGTGACGATCGGCGGCGTGGCGTTCTTCATCTACTCCTACGGGCTCGCCGTCGACACGAGCCCGGACTCCTACGCCAACCTCGCCTCGCTCATCATCTCGGTGCTCGTCGGCGCCTGCCTCGGCTTCCTCCCGCACAACTTCAATCCCGCCCGGATCTTCATGGGGGACTCCGGCTCCATGCTCATCGGCCTGCTGCTCGCCGCGTCGACCATCCGCGTCACCGGCCAGGTCGACCCCGCCCTGCTCGGCCGGGAGCGGGTCCTGCCGACGTTCCTCCCGATCCTGCTGCCGATCGCGGTGATGTTCCTCCCGCTGCTCGACCTCATGCTCGCGGTGGTGCGCCGGATGCTCGCCGGCAAGTCGCCCTTCTCCGCCGACGCCAAGCACCTCCACCACCGCATGCTCAAGCTCGGTCATTCGCACGCCCGCGCCGTCCTCCTCCTCTACCTGTGGACGGCGATCTTCGCCTTCGGAACGGTCTCGTTCCTCATGCTCGACCCCGGCGCGGTGATCACCGTGCTCGTCCTCGCGATCGCCGCGACCCTCATCCTGACGTTCTACCCGCTGCGCGTCCGCCTGCGGGCCAAGGAGGAACTGTGA
- a CDS encoding L-threonylcarbamoyladenylate synthase, with protein sequence MSRTFDVRNDDVRDLVFEECARVVRAHGLLVIPTDTVYGVAADAFSKDGVARLLAAKGRGRDMPPPVLVGRPEALMGLTEIADERVLMLTKRFWPGPLTIICTAQPFLDWDLGDTHGTVAIRMPDDERIRELLTVTGPLAVSSANTSGSPAATTVDQARSMLGDAVDIYLDGGLVIGGRSSTIVDMTSTPPRIVRPGPVSHAELVAVVDDLADAGG encoded by the coding sequence ATGTCGCGCACCTTCGACGTCCGCAACGACGACGTCCGCGACCTCGTCTTCGAGGAGTGCGCGCGGGTCGTGCGCGCCCACGGGCTGCTCGTGATCCCCACCGACACCGTGTACGGCGTCGCCGCCGATGCCTTCTCGAAGGACGGCGTGGCCCGGCTGCTCGCCGCGAAGGGCCGCGGCCGCGACATGCCGCCGCCGGTGCTCGTCGGCCGCCCCGAGGCGCTCATGGGGCTCACCGAGATCGCCGACGAACGTGTGCTCATGCTCACCAAGCGCTTCTGGCCGGGCCCGCTGACGATCATCTGCACCGCCCAGCCCTTCCTCGACTGGGACCTCGGCGACACCCACGGAACCGTTGCGATCCGGATGCCCGACGACGAGCGCATCCGCGAGCTCCTCACCGTCACCGGTCCGCTCGCGGTGTCGAGCGCGAACACCTCCGGGTCCCCGGCGGCGACGACCGTCGACCAGGCGCGGTCGATGCTCGGCGACGCGGTCGACATCTACCTCGACGGCGGCCTGGTCATCGGGGGGCGGTCGTCGACCATCGTCGACATGACCTCGACCCCGCCGCGGATCGTGCGCCCCGGGCCGGTGAGCCACGCGGAGCTCGTCGCGGTCGTCGACGATCTGGCGGATGCGGGCGGCTGA
- the prmC gene encoding peptide chain release factor N(5)-glutamine methyltransferase has product MSEAPVGAVLSGAAARLARAGVPSPEADARLLLAHAWDCEPRDLGMHALRGTAVPAEVAARLDSALAARARRVPLQHIVGTAPFRHLDLSVGPGVFTPRPETELLVDAVLRAVSGNPAPRVLDLCTGSGALALAIATEAPGSEVVAVEKDEQALRWARTNLTALGGALAAAGSRCTLVAADVRDLPALGRFDVVVSNPPYVPADRMHADPEVARHDPEVALYGGGDDGMDLPAVVIAVAAQVLRPGGALVLEHDETQGAAVRAAMAAHGLGAARTCPDYTGRDRCSTAARPEES; this is encoded by the coding sequence GTGTCCGAAGCTCCCGTCGGTGCGGTCCTCTCCGGCGCGGCCGCCCGGCTCGCGCGCGCCGGCGTCCCCTCCCCGGAGGCGGATGCGCGGCTCCTGCTCGCCCACGCCTGGGACTGCGAACCCCGCGATCTCGGGATGCATGCGCTGCGCGGCACCGCGGTTCCCGCCGAGGTGGCCGCCCGCCTCGACTCCGCCCTCGCCGCCCGCGCCCGCCGCGTCCCGCTCCAGCACATCGTCGGCACCGCGCCGTTCCGTCATCTCGACCTCAGTGTGGGACCCGGGGTCTTCACCCCGCGGCCGGAGACCGAGCTGCTCGTCGACGCCGTGCTCCGCGCGGTGAGCGGCAACCCCGCCCCGCGGGTCCTCGACCTGTGCACCGGCTCCGGCGCGCTCGCCCTCGCGATCGCGACCGAGGCGCCCGGCAGCGAGGTCGTCGCCGTCGAGAAGGACGAGCAGGCGCTCCGGTGGGCGCGCACCAATCTCACCGCCCTCGGCGGCGCGCTCGCGGCCGCGGGCAGCCGCTGCACGCTCGTCGCCGCCGATGTCCGGGACCTGCCCGCGCTCGGCCGGTTCGACGTCGTCGTGTCCAACCCGCCCTATGTGCCCGCCGACCGGATGCACGCCGACCCCGAGGTGGCCCGGCACGACCCGGAGGTCGCGCTCTACGGCGGGGGAGACGACGGGATGGACCTCCCCGCGGTCGTCATCGCCGTCGCCGCGCAGGTGCTCCGGCCGGGCGGCGCCCTCGTCCTCGAGCACGACGAGACCCAGGGGGCGGCGGTGCGCGCCGCCATGGCCGCCCACGGCCTCGGCGCCGCGCGGACCTGCCCGGACTACACTGGCAGGGACCGCTGTTCGACAGCCGCACGACCGGAGGAGAGCTGA
- the prfA gene encoding peptide chain release factor 1, protein MSAGHSGADIESITQSVRALLDEHARVEQELADPAVHQNPGQARRLPRRYAELDRVATCWRELEETAADLEAAAELAAEDPGFAAEAEELRARSAELGDRLRDLLVPRDPDDVRDALIEIRAGEGGEESALFAADLLRMYQRWAESRGWSTEILDRTDSDLGGCKDVTLAVKSTAGGVYGWVRFEGGVHRVQRVPVTESQGRIHTSAAGVLVFPEVDEPDEVEIADSDLRIDVFRSSGPGGQSVNTTDSAVRITHVPTGIVASCQNEKSQLQNREAAMRMLRARILAQRAEEAAAAANDERRAQVRTVDRSERIRTYNFPENRIADHRTGYKAHNLDQVLDGQLDPVVESSRAADRARRLDEIG, encoded by the coding sequence ATGAGCGCAGGGCACTCCGGCGCGGACATCGAATCGATCACCCAGTCGGTGCGGGCCCTGCTCGACGAGCACGCGCGCGTCGAGCAGGAGCTCGCGGATCCGGCCGTCCACCAGAACCCGGGGCAGGCGCGCCGGCTCCCCCGCCGCTATGCGGAGCTCGACCGCGTCGCGACCTGCTGGCGGGAGCTCGAGGAGACCGCCGCGGATCTCGAGGCGGCGGCCGAGCTCGCCGCCGAGGACCCCGGCTTCGCCGCCGAGGCCGAGGAGCTGCGGGCCCGGAGCGCCGAGCTCGGCGACCGGCTGCGTGATCTGCTCGTCCCCCGCGATCCCGACGACGTGCGGGACGCGCTCATCGAGATCCGGGCGGGTGAGGGCGGCGAGGAGTCCGCGCTGTTCGCCGCGGATCTGCTCCGGATGTACCAGCGCTGGGCGGAGTCGCGCGGCTGGTCGACGGAGATCCTCGACCGGACCGACTCCGACCTCGGCGGTTGCAAGGACGTCACGCTCGCCGTGAAGTCGACGGCCGGGGGAGTGTACGGCTGGGTCCGCTTCGAGGGCGGGGTCCACCGGGTCCAGCGCGTGCCGGTGACGGAGTCGCAGGGCCGGATCCACACCTCGGCCGCGGGCGTGCTCGTGTTCCCCGAGGTCGACGAGCCCGACGAGGTCGAGATCGCCGACTCCGACCTCCGGATCGACGTATTCCGCTCCTCCGGGCCGGGCGGCCAGTCGGTGAACACCACCGATTCCGCCGTCCGGATCACCCACGTGCCCACGGGGATCGTCGCGAGCTGCCAGAACGAGAAGTCGCAGCTGCAGAACCGGGAGGCCGCGATGCGGATGCTCCGCGCCCGGATCCTCGCGCAGCGCGCCGAGGAGGCCGCCGCCGCGGCCAATGACGAGCGCCGCGCGCAGGTGCGCACCGTCGACCGCTCCGAGCGCATCCGCACGTACAACTTCCCGGAGAACCGGATCGCCGATCACCGGACCGGGTACAAGGCGCACAATCTCGACCAGGTCCTCGACGGCCAGCTCGATCCCGTCGTCGAGTCCTCCCGCGCCGCCGACCGCGCCCGACGCCTCGACGAGATCGGCTGA
- the rho gene encoding transcription termination factor Rho → MTETTNTETAARSGSLTALRLPQLQEMAAGLGIKGYRRLRKSDLIEAINAAGSGAQGSAPAPARRSAGRGRAADAPAAESAPAAPAQGDAAEKSDEAQQRSRRGRGAGEQQAAEAPAAEQQRRDDREPGSGSESQERGGRGGDRAENRNDNRGNDRKDRGGNDNRNDRNDNNRDRNDSRSERGGDNRGDRNDRGNGNGDDRNDRGDNDRNDRGGNDNRDRNENRNDRSNGNDRNDRGGRGRDRGDNRNDRDGDRRGRNRGRDRKRRGRNDFDEPELRPDDVLIPVGGILDVHDNYAFLRTTGYLPGPNDVYVSANMVKRNGLRKGDAIVGAIRQSREGERSGKREKFDALVRLDSVNGLSVEDAKRRVEFSKLTPLYPQERLRMETTSKQISGRIIDLVSPIGKGQRGLIVAPPKAGKTMIMQQIANAITANNPSVHLMVVLVDERPEEVTDMERAVQGEVIASTFDRPADDHTTIAELAIERAKRLVEMGQDVVVLLDNITRLGRAYNLAQPASGRILSGGVDANALYPPKKFFGAARNIEGGGSLTILATALVETGSRMDEVIFEEFKGTGNMELRLSRNLADKRIYPAVDVNSSGTRREENLMSPEETKVMWKLRRVLSGLEQQQALELLLSKLKETGSNAEFLMQVQKTTPLPKSAADEY, encoded by the coding sequence GTGACAGAGACCACGAACACCGAAACCGCCGCCCGCTCGGGAAGCCTCACCGCCCTGCGGCTGCCCCAGCTCCAGGAGATGGCGGCGGGTCTCGGTATCAAGGGATACCGCCGCCTCCGCAAGAGCGACCTCATCGAGGCCATCAACGCCGCCGGCAGCGGCGCCCAGGGCTCGGCTCCGGCTCCCGCCCGCCGGTCTGCCGGCCGCGGACGTGCCGCCGATGCACCCGCCGCCGAATCCGCTCCCGCCGCACCCGCCCAGGGAGATGCCGCGGAGAAGTCGGACGAGGCCCAGCAGCGCTCGCGCCGCGGACGCGGTGCCGGCGAGCAGCAGGCCGCCGAGGCGCCTGCCGCCGAGCAGCAGCGCCGGGACGACCGGGAGCCCGGTTCGGGATCCGAGTCGCAGGAGCGCGGCGGACGCGGGGGAGACCGCGCCGAGAACCGGAACGACAACCGCGGCAACGATCGGAAGGATCGCGGCGGCAACGACAACCGCAACGACCGGAACGACAACAACCGCGACCGGAACGACAGCCGGAGCGAGCGCGGCGGCGACAACCGCGGCGACCGGAACGATCGCGGCAACGGCAACGGCGACGATCGCAACGATCGCGGCGACAACGACCGTAACGACCGGGGCGGCAACGACAACCGAGACCGGAACGAGAACCGGAACGACCGCAGCAACGGCAATGACCGCAATGATCGCGGCGGCCGGGGACGCGACCGCGGCGACAACCGGAACGACCGCGACGGCGACCGCCGCGGCCGCAACCGCGGGCGCGACCGCAAGCGCCGCGGCCGCAACGACTTCGACGAGCCGGAGCTCCGGCCCGACGACGTGCTCATCCCCGTCGGCGGCATCCTCGACGTCCACGACAACTACGCGTTCCTCCGCACCACCGGCTACCTCCCCGGCCCCAACGACGTGTACGTCTCGGCGAACATGGTCAAGCGGAACGGCCTGCGCAAGGGCGACGCGATCGTCGGCGCGATCCGCCAGTCCCGCGAGGGCGAGCGCTCCGGCAAGCGCGAGAAGTTCGATGCGCTCGTGCGCCTCGACTCCGTCAACGGGCTGAGCGTCGAGGACGCGAAGCGTCGCGTCGAGTTCTCCAAGCTCACCCCGCTCTACCCGCAGGAGCGCCTGCGGATGGAGACCACCTCGAAGCAGATCTCCGGCCGCATCATCGACCTCGTGTCGCCGATCGGCAAGGGACAGCGCGGACTCATCGTCGCACCGCCCAAGGCGGGCAAGACGATGATCATGCAGCAGATCGCGAATGCGATCACGGCGAACAACCCCTCCGTGCACCTCATGGTCGTCCTCGTCGACGAGCGTCCCGAGGAGGTCACCGACATGGAGCGCGCGGTCCAGGGCGAGGTCATCGCCTCGACCTTCGACCGTCCGGCCGACGATCACACGACGATCGCCGAGCTCGCGATCGAGCGGGCCAAGCGCCTCGTCGAGATGGGCCAGGACGTCGTCGTGCTCCTCGACAACATCACCCGCCTCGGACGCGCCTACAACCTCGCCCAGCCGGCCTCCGGACGCATCCTGTCCGGCGGCGTCGACGCGAATGCGCTCTACCCGCCCAAGAAGTTCTTCGGCGCGGCGCGCAACATCGAGGGCGGCGGTTCGCTCACCATCCTCGCGACCGCGCTCGTCGAGACCGGCTCGCGGATGGACGAGGTGATCTTCGAGGAGTTCAAGGGCACCGGCAACATGGAGCTGCGCCTGAGCCGCAACCTCGCGGACAAGCGCATCTACCCGGCCGTGGACGTCAACTCCTCCGGCACCCGCCGCGAGGAGAACCTCATGAGCCCCGAGGAGACCAAGGTCATGTGGAAGCTGCGGCGGGTGCTCTCCGGCCTCGAGCAGCAGCAGGCCCTCGAGCTCCTGCTCTCCAAGCTCAAGGAGACCGGCTCGAACGCGGAGTTCCTCATGCAGGTGCAGAAGACCACTCCGCTGCCGAAGTCCGCCGCCGACGAGTACTGA
- the thrB gene encoding homoserine kinase yields the protein MPTGTPVDRTVSDTVAPAGLDVLVEVPATSANLGAGYDSFGMALDIRDAVRARVSAEAVDPAACVTVIGEGADDLPRDASHLAHRVASEILAARGIDLAGRLSLECRNVIPQSRGMGSSASAVVAGIAVADALARAAGLPGETAANRLAWATRYEGHPDNAAPALFGGVSISFTDLGGAARSVSLPVADDVRVVLVVPDTRLDTAVARALLPEVVPHAEAAANSAVAGLFVHAISTDPSLLLEATVDRLHQNYRRPAMSASLERIDALRAAGLAAVVSGAGPTIAVLGTGADLGARVRAELGGDDARIIDTRIAPMGAVTTVDGAV from the coding sequence ATGCCCACCGGCACACCCGTCGACCGGACCGTCTCCGATACCGTCGCCCCGGCCGGCCTCGACGTGCTCGTCGAGGTGCCGGCGACCTCGGCGAACCTCGGAGCCGGATACGACAGCTTCGGCATGGCGCTCGACATCCGCGACGCCGTCCGCGCCCGGGTCTCCGCCGAGGCGGTGGACCCCGCCGCCTGCGTGACGGTGATCGGGGAGGGCGCCGACGACCTGCCCCGCGATGCTTCGCACCTCGCGCACCGGGTGGCGAGCGAGATCCTCGCCGCCCGCGGCATCGACCTCGCCGGCCGGCTCTCGCTCGAGTGCCGGAACGTCATCCCGCAGTCGCGGGGGATGGGCTCCTCGGCCTCGGCCGTGGTCGCGGGGATCGCCGTCGCCGACGCGCTCGCCCGCGCGGCCGGGCTGCCGGGGGAGACCGCGGCGAACCGGCTCGCCTGGGCGACCCGCTACGAGGGGCACCCGGACAACGCGGCGCCCGCGCTCTTCGGCGGCGTGTCGATCAGCTTCACCGACCTCGGCGGCGCGGCGCGCTCGGTGTCCCTGCCGGTGGCCGACGACGTGCGCGTCGTCCTCGTCGTGCCGGACACCCGACTCGACACGGCTGTCGCCCGGGCCCTGCTGCCCGAGGTGGTTCCCCACGCCGAGGCCGCGGCGAACTCGGCGGTGGCGGGCCTCTTCGTGCACGCGATCTCCACCGACCCGAGCCTGCTCCTCGAGGCGACGGTCGACCGCCTCCACCAGAACTACCGGCGACCCGCGATGAGTGCCTCGCTCGAGCGGATCGATGCGCTCCGGGCGGCCGGCCTCGCGGCGGTCGTGTCCGGTGCGGGTCCGACGATCGCGGTGCTCGGGACCGGTGCCGACCTCGGTGCGCGCGTGCGGGCGGAGCTCGGCGGCGACGACGCGCGGATCATCGACACCCGGATCGCGCCGATGGGTGCGGTGACGACGGTCGACGGCGCCGTCTGA
- the thrC gene encoding threonine synthase, whose product MNVRHRHQWQGVIEEYRPHLDIADTTAAVTLGEGGTPLIPAAGLSERTGAEVWVKYEGMNPTGSFKDRGMTMAISKAVEYGAKAVICASTGNTSASAAAYATKAGLTCAVLVPAGKISVGKMSQAVAHGAELLEIDGNFDDCLTLCRKLSEAYPVHLVNSVNPDRIEGQKTASFEVVDRLGKAPDIHILPVGNAGNITAYWKGYREYAEAGLSDSRPQMWGFQAAGAAPLVLGHPVDAPETVATAIRIGNPASWEQAIEARDESGGIIDAVTDDEILAAHRLLSSTEGIFVEPGSAASIAGLLKQSDAGRVPAGATIVCTVTGHGLKDPQWAIRTADGSSLEPTRVSVDAVSAARALGLEEG is encoded by the coding sequence ATGAACGTTCGTCACCGCCACCAGTGGCAGGGAGTCATCGAGGAGTACCGCCCGCACCTCGACATCGCCGACACCACCGCCGCCGTCACCCTGGGCGAGGGCGGGACGCCGCTCATCCCCGCCGCCGGACTGTCGGAGCGCACCGGAGCCGAGGTGTGGGTCAAGTACGAGGGGATGAACCCGACCGGCTCCTTCAAGGACCGCGGGATGACGATGGCGATCTCCAAGGCCGTCGAGTACGGGGCCAAGGCCGTGATCTGCGCGTCGACCGGCAACACCTCTGCCTCGGCCGCGGCCTATGCGACGAAGGCGGGGCTGACCTGCGCGGTGCTCGTCCCCGCCGGCAAGATCTCGGTGGGCAAGATGAGCCAGGCGGTCGCCCACGGCGCCGAGCTGCTCGAGATCGACGGGAACTTCGACGACTGCCTCACGCTGTGCCGCAAGCTCTCCGAGGCCTACCCGGTGCACCTCGTCAACTCGGTGAATCCCGACCGGATCGAGGGGCAGAAGACCGCCTCCTTCGAGGTCGTCGACCGACTGGGGAAGGCACCGGACATCCACATCCTGCCGGTCGGCAACGCCGGCAACATCACCGCGTACTGGAAGGGCTACCGCGAGTACGCGGAGGCGGGCCTGTCGGACTCGCGCCCGCAGATGTGGGGCTTCCAGGCCGCGGGCGCCGCCCCGCTCGTGCTCGGTCATCCGGTCGACGCCCCGGAGACCGTCGCCACCGCGATCCGGATCGGCAACCCGGCGTCCTGGGAGCAGGCGATCGAGGCCCGCGACGAGTCCGGCGGCATCATCGACGCGGTGACCGACGACGAGATCCTCGCCGCGCACCGGCTGCTGTCCTCGACCGAGGGGATCTTCGTCGAGCCCGGTTCCGCCGCGTCGATCGCCGGACTCCTCAAGCAGTCCGACGCCGGCAGGGTGCCGGCCGGGGCGACGATCGTGTGCACCGTCACCGGTCACGGGCTCAAGGATCCGCAGTGGGCGATCCGCACCGCCGACGGCTCCTCGCTCGAGCCCACCCGCGTGTCCGTCGACGCGGTGTCCGCCGCCCGCGCGCTCGGTCTCGAGGAGGGTTGA
- a CDS encoding homoserine dehydrogenase, giving the protein MKSLRVAMLGCGVVGTEVARRILENGDDLAQRIGARLELTGVAVRDSAKERPGIPADLLTTDAQAAIDGADIVIELMGGIDPARELILTALGSGASVVTANKALLAASYGELMQAADAAEVRLEHEAAVAGAIPIIRPVGDSLAGDRITRVMGIVNGTTNYILDQMDSEGWDFDTALRTAQALGFAEADPTADVGGHDAAAKAAILAAIAFHTPVTIDDVDVEGITGVTADMIETARAQGFTIKLLAICEELADSPEGPGVSARVYPALLPRDHVLSGVGGAFNAVFVEAEAAGELMFYGQGAGGAPTASAVLGDVVSVARRKVLGGRGQYERAVTARRAVLPISAITTRYQITLDVFDRPGVLSRVTEVFAEEQVSIELVQQTQVEGEPEGTEQRAKLVIATHSGTDAALRRTVDRLAELDVVNAVSSVLRIEGH; this is encoded by the coding sequence ATGAAGTCACTGCGCGTCGCCATGCTCGGATGCGGTGTCGTCGGCACCGAGGTCGCCCGCCGGATCCTCGAGAACGGGGACGATCTCGCCCAGCGCATCGGAGCCCGCCTCGAGCTCACCGGGGTCGCGGTCCGCGACTCCGCCAAGGAGCGCCCCGGCATCCCCGCGGACCTGCTCACCACCGACGCGCAGGCCGCGATCGACGGTGCCGACATCGTCATCGAGCTCATGGGAGGGATCGATCCCGCACGCGAGCTCATCCTCACCGCCCTCGGGTCCGGCGCCTCGGTCGTCACCGCGAACAAGGCCCTCCTCGCCGCCTCCTACGGCGAGCTCATGCAGGCAGCGGACGCCGCCGAGGTGCGCCTCGAGCACGAGGCCGCCGTCGCCGGGGCGATCCCGATCATCCGCCCGGTCGGCGACTCCCTCGCGGGCGATCGGATCACCCGCGTCATGGGCATCGTCAACGGCACGACGAACTACATCCTCGATCAGATGGACTCCGAGGGCTGGGACTTCGACACTGCGCTCCGCACCGCGCAGGCGCTCGGGTTCGCCGAGGCCGACCCGACGGCCGACGTCGGCGGCCACGACGCCGCCGCCAAGGCCGCGATCCTCGCCGCGATCGCCTTCCACACCCCGGTCACCATCGACGACGTCGACGTCGAGGGCATCACCGGCGTCACCGCCGACATGATCGAGACCGCCCGCGCGCAGGGATTCACCATCAAGCTCCTCGCGATCTGCGAGGAGCTCGCGGACTCGCCCGAGGGTCCGGGCGTGTCCGCCCGCGTGTACCCCGCGCTGCTCCCGCGCGACCACGTGCTGTCCGGCGTCGGCGGGGCGTTCAACGCGGTCTTCGTCGAGGCCGAGGCCGCCGGCGAGCTGATGTTCTACGGCCAGGGAGCCGGCGGGGCGCCGACCGCCTCGGCGGTGCTCGGCGACGTCGTGTCCGTCGCCCGGCGCAAGGTGCTCGGCGGACGCGGCCAGTACGAGCGCGCGGTCACCGCCCGCCGCGCGGTGCTGCCGATCTCCGCGATCACCACCCGCTACCAGATCACGCTCGACGTGTTCGACCGCCCGGGCGTGCTCTCCCGCGTCACCGAGGTGTTCGCCGAGGAGCAGGTCTCGATCGAGCTCGTGCAGCAGACCCAGGTCGAGGGCGAGCCGGAGGGCACCGAGCAGCGCGCCAAGCTCGTCATCGCGACCCACTCCGGCACCGACGCCGCACTGCGGCGCACCGTCGACCGGCTCGCCGAGCTCGATGTCGTCAACGCCGTGTCCTCGGTGCTGCGCATCGAAGGCCACTGA
- the lysA gene encoding diaminopimelate decarboxylase, whose protein sequence is MPAHIAGSLHAAPSPVWLPYPDDVNALMPSLWSANVTKGDDGVLRIAGHPVTALAEQYGTPMYVLDVADFRARAAEFARAFSTAFERVGPGARGYYAGKAFLCTAAAGWIAEADLGLDCCSLGELMIARRAGFDPALVGLHGNNKSDAEIAFALDWGIGRIVIDSFDEIPRVAAAAADRGTTARVMLRVTVGVEAHTHDFIATAHEDQKFGLSLQGGDAAAAAAQIIDAPSLELIGLHSHIGSQIFDKAGFEVAAGRIIGLRAEIERTHGVSLPEVDLGGGFGIQYTSQDTPTPFGEIAEQLADVVGKACAEHGSEVPFVSFEPGRAIAGPAMFTLYRVGTVKPVDTGSGVRCYVSVDGGMSDNIRTALYDADYSCTLANRTSPEDPVVVRVVGKHCESGDIIVRDEYLPADIAAGDLVAVPGTGAYCRPLASNYNHVPRPGVLAVDGEDVRWAIRPESYQDMFATDPGFAPVHENGE, encoded by the coding sequence GTGCCCGCTCATATCGCCGGCAGCCTCCACGCCGCGCCCTCGCCCGTCTGGCTGCCCTATCCCGACGACGTCAACGCCCTTATGCCGAGCCTGTGGTCGGCGAACGTCACCAAGGGCGACGACGGCGTGCTCCGGATCGCCGGGCACCCGGTGACCGCGCTCGCCGAGCAGTACGGGACCCCGATGTACGTCCTCGACGTCGCCGACTTCCGCGCCCGCGCCGCGGAGTTCGCGCGGGCCTTCTCCACGGCGTTCGAGCGCGTCGGACCCGGGGCGCGCGGCTACTACGCCGGCAAGGCGTTCCTCTGCACCGCCGCAGCCGGCTGGATCGCCGAGGCCGACCTCGGGCTCGACTGCTGCTCGCTCGGCGAGCTCATGATCGCCCGCCGGGCCGGGTTCGATCCCGCGCTCGTCGGCCTCCACGGCAACAACAAATCCGATGCCGAGATCGCATTCGCCCTCGACTGGGGGATCGGCCGCATCGTCATCGACTCCTTCGACGAGATCCCGCGCGTCGCGGCGGCGGCCGCCGACCGGGGCACCACCGCGCGCGTCATGCTCCGCGTCACCGTCGGGGTCGAGGCGCACACGCACGACTTCATCGCCACCGCCCACGAGGACCAGAAGTTCGGCCTCAGCCTGCAGGGCGGGGACGCCGCCGCGGCGGCCGCGCAGATCATCGACGCGCCGTCGCTCGAGCTCATCGGCCTCCACAGCCACATCGGCTCGCAGATCTTCGACAAGGCCGGGTTCGAGGTGGCCGCCGGTCGGATCATCGGCCTGCGGGCGGAGATCGAGCGCACCCACGGGGTCTCCCTGCCCGAGGTCGACCTCGGCGGGGGCTTCGGCATCCAGTACACCTCGCAGGACACCCCGACCCCGTTCGGCGAGATCGCCGAGCAGCTCGCGGACGTCGTCGGGAAGGCCTGTGCCGAGCACGGCAGCGAGGTGCCCTTCGTGTCGTTCGAGCCGGGCCGCGCGATCGCGGGGCCGGCGATGTTCACCCTCTACCGCGTCGGCACCGTCAAGCCGGTCGACACCGGCAGCGGCGTGCGCTGCTACGTCAGCGTCGACGGCGGGATGAGCGACAACATCCGCACCGCTCTCTACGACGCGGACTACTCGTGCACCCTGGCCAACCGCACCTCGCCCGAGGACCCGGTGGTCGTGCGGGTCGTCGGCAAGCACTGCGAGAGCGGGGACATCATCGTCCGCGACGAGTACCTGCCGGCCGACATCGCCGCCGGCGACCTCGTGGCGGTGCCCGGCACCGGCGCGTACTGCCGGCCGCTCGCCTCGAACTACAACCACGTGCCGCGCCCGGGCGTGCTCGCCGTCGACGGCGAGGACGTCCGCTGGGCGATCCGGCCCGAGAGCTACCAGGACATGTTCGCCACGGATCCGGGGTTCGCCCCGGTCCACGAGAACGGAGAATGA